In Mytilus edulis chromosome 6, xbMytEdul2.2, whole genome shotgun sequence, the following proteins share a genomic window:
- the LOC139528013 gene encoding BTB/POZ domain-containing protein 6-like, which yields MEVDEENQQHCPLLDSNIWRTRSTVTSCNSFMLQNKVACDITFTLGSEGQEVVAHKYVLISRSPVFYAMFCGPVAESSNVISVPDIEPDIFQFLLSYLYCDDDSVVDSDSVMALLYAAKKYSIYSLEDVCKQFLKDNICFDNACLILEQSHAFDEKDLYEECLKFIWKNGEEILEMSCVKDLCEKCMQDIIASDALNADEKLVYECVVSWSEIQCIKKKMEVNDQNQREVLSNILYHVRFPLMPLSYFADHVSEKQILSPEEKLNLYKYLCQSRSGAVTPFISRYRSKKTSLHCKRFKGMVDSSDWVQKGKKDAVSFSCSVPILMHGVCMYRSGLTGAPYDIRLELYDESDNQLTCVHRTEDTIESTVEGRFLFPVLFDQPLKILSCSYYTIVVKMIGPKSFYGERGRKKVVCGNVTFEFISAPNRSTNSTNVFTGQIPVILFSPWL from the exons ATGGAAGTTGATGAAGAAAACCAGCAACATTGTCCTCTGTTGGATTCAAACATATGGAGAACCAGATCAACCGTCACTTCATGTAACAGCTTCATGTTGCAAAATAAAGTAGCTTGTGATATAACCTTCACACTAGGTTCTGAAGGTCAAGAGGTTGTGGCTCATAAATATGTGTTAATCAGCAGGTCACCAGTATTTTACGCAATGTTTTGTGGACCAGTAGCAGAGAGCTCTAATGTTATTAGTGTACCAGATATTGAACctgatatatttcaatttttattaag CTATCTGTATTGTGATGATGATTCTGTTGTTGATAGTGATTCTGTGATGGCACTGTTATATGCGGCAAAGAAATATTCTATTTATAGCCTTGAAGACGTGTGTAAACAATTCCTTAAAGACAACATCTGTTTTGACAATGCATGCCTTATTTTAGAACAATCCCATGCATTTGATGAGAAAGATTTATATGAAGAATGTCTGAAGTTTATATGGAAGAACGGTGAAGAAATATTAGAAATGAGCTGTGTTAAAGATCTCTGTGAGAAATGTATGCAAGATATCATTGCTTCTGATGCACTGAATGCCGATGAAAAGCTTGTTTATGAATGTGTTGTATCATGGTcagaaatacaatgtataaagaaAAAGATGGAAGTAAACGATCAAAACCAACGAGAAGTACTTAGTAACATTTTGTACCACGTAAGATTTCCGTTGATGCCCTTATCATATTTCGCTGATCATGTTTCAGAGAAACAAATATTATCACCTGAAGAAAAACTGAACTTATACAAGTACTTGTGTCAGAGCAGATCAGGTGCAGTAACTCCGTTTATTTCACGATATAGAAGTAAGAAAACAAGTTTACATTGCAAGAGGTTTAAAGGTATGGTTGATAGTAGTGATTGGGTCCAAAAAGGCAAAAAGGATGCTGTTTCATTCAGTTGTAGTGTTCCAATATTGATGCATGGAGTCTGCATGTACCGATCAGGACTTACTGGTGCCCCGTACGATATCAGATTAGAACTCTATGATGAAAGTGATAATCAGCTAACATGCGTTCATCGTACAGAAGATACTATTGAAAGTACGGTTGAAGGGAGATTTCTGTTTCCTGTTTTATTCGATCAACCATTGAAAATCCTTTCATGCTCGTATTATACAATTGTTGTGAAAATGATTGGGCCGAAGAGTTTCTATGGTGAGCGTGGAAGGAAGAAAGTAGTATGTGGTAACGTTACATTTGAGTTTATCTCCGCACCAAATAGAAGTACAAACTCCACCAATGTGTTCACTGGTCAAATTCCTGTCATCTTATTTTCTCCATGGTTGTAA